One window of the Anopheles cruzii chromosome 2, idAnoCruzAS_RS32_06, whole genome shotgun sequence genome contains the following:
- the LOC128275738 gene encoding serine/arginine repetitive matrix protein 2-like, translated as MADGMERDGSCTPPLPAVELTAAELGKGRPSMAAMAAAVEGTKGLAGKESPIVTTSAKQATDEAAALEERKHRKSVTPVPKPSSEHSSSEKHNHNAVEMSNHVKATESDKRDSKELDNGKEHQRSRHHHPRRKSGTRSKERSPSERRGSSKRRETRRDRSEERSRAKVKRYRDRSRSSRSRSGSTRRDHRSSRSTARDSFAPGRRGYSRERSRDPPYTFNRWHFHPNRRFGGQFQQRGPFPFRPKRFIDRRAEGGTLSEPRHTKVSPVITWREWNFVEPQEQKSAVSGKTDTTTVHPITPAIAALQDYDASDGSSSSEKSDTDSAKNSGRRSESVVKDVKGPKEEPNQWVKVEKVNPLAGAAMVVEPLIFDCSIVKQEPLTEEDTGDQTNPTEELLHLPLASLKGVKPKFSCSFLDDLSSGSMVLLPKISPDPKDRPDTTPLVDRNRRGESQSPDTDDYADNWETEGMSPRKSSPPLEEGGTPPAPPVQRSSPVPLLELPTVGGDKNGSPRDELFVKNNGAGSPAPIGDRAHLKPRSFHEEIIPLDDLLNVQHQLASYKSKLEMAEQLKAERLKVAKLSDAERDSVMAADEPEELSEKLADEYANFMQSLGQTVIGDEARDRKRRRSSDSSSSSSSSSSSSSSSSSDSSDSSSSSDSSSSTSSSSDTEASSDEEQKLGANVQEVDPLIEKMSPDKEDVLNVAEPAEHQRSEMVPLPDHLLPKSPAPTGSGGNVLTYTTPSKIYSIRDDFFATDSNATESPANKPLDLDRELPIKLKLPSKNRIMLTGRLLDEDTEPTAEDPSAVEKDPSLSREPPTGRDKPGRHESKRHSSSRSRRSSRDRHSLESPRRRSRDRDKRSSRKDRQSSLERRDRSQRRFSRSPDRGRRTRSPRHRRRSVSRSRSRSRSRYRSASPPQRRPPSPRGDRGEYRDPRNSRMPRRRYSVDREWSRSRSSRSPYSGERRRPPSPKDAPPPGLGVGENQIDIITSTGASPNVHSPVTGYKKSLADSTISDAELENQKRKLGIDPASGHAYGIYSKHYGAGGGYYGASDLLHDPTSGDRPGPNGDSESSPKRISLDDRINSVLGINGTVEPGGKPGSKGHHHHHLHHHHLHHPPSGPYSEYPPSHDMYQRGHHPPGQHYPMGYGPGSEYGSVPYGYGGPRGPIPTVPPSSSPAIGTPGYFGRGPPPSWAPPRSHPYQGYPMAFIGPPPLRTPMLPGDLYRAPLLVGVPPATPDAAGKSQVKQVGNVLEIVPSSTPLGGAQEKGALEQPSEASDGQSLAGDNDTKATNGSGPCSALVTPKIHTAEELQQRHERRLELMKKIRAEREKKRQEKRQRKERLQLEIKRLLGPKMAGGTPSSGGGGVGESSTIGGGSASSDEEFETIKQADLLASLSRSYEKSILKTAKPNAVINSGPSVVKKSVLFADGVAPGDNSSTSGEDETKEKSPSRMVAAKLRKKVRRQRTLKLSGKKRLIDRLKLPEEDQEQEELDPELENLAPPPPPPGSPPPELQQPRCINPPPVRMIDFREGFHGVTVPLPVPPVASLGPPSNGPVAGGVPGSAIPLPVPPVQLPVPGPVPSPLTTGAYRNVGLPPPTNHHLLPSHLGPQPRPVSPHASLHHVPPPLHHLHLHHNHHNYPPPQTLPPTSIPPPVVIASPSASASSSSVLITINAGKKL; from the exons ATGGCGGATGGGATGGAACGCGACGGTTCCTGTACCCCGCCACTGCCCGCGGTTGAGCTGACCGCGGCCGAGCTGGGAAAGGGCCGTCCGTCAATGGCAGCAATGGCTGCCGCCGTCGAAGGAACGAAGGGGCTTGCCGGGAAAGAGTCACCCATTGTCACGACGTCAGCAAAGCAAGCGACGGACGAAGCGGCTGCATTGGAAGAGCGAAAGCACCGGAAGAGTGTCACTCCCGTACCGAAGCCGTCGTCTGAGCATTCGTCGAGCGAAA AGCACAACCATAACGCCGTGGAGATGTCAAATCATGTGAAGGCCACTGAATCCGACAAGCGAGACTCCAAAGAGCTCGACAACGGTAAGGAGCATCAGCGAAGTCGGCACCATCATCCGCGGCGGAAATCGGGCACCCGGTCGAAGGAACGTTCGCCCTCCGAGCGGcggggcagcagcaaacgcagAGAAACCCGTCGCGATCGATCCGAGGAAAGGTCACGTGCTAAAGTGAAACGGTACCGCGATCGGTCGCGATCATCGCGTAGTCGAAGTGGTAGCACCAGAAGGGATCACCGAAGCAGCCGCAGCACGGCACGTGACTCGTTCGCCCCCGGACGGCGAGGTTATTCGCGGGAACGATCCCGTGATCCCCCGTACACGTTCAACCGTTGGCACTTTCATCCCAACCGGCGGTTCGGCGGACAGTTCCAGCAACGGGGaccttttccgtttcgcccCAAACGGTTCATTGACCGCCGAGCGGAGGGAGGAACCCTTTCGGAACCGCGGCACACCAAGGTGAGCCCGGTGATAACCTGGCGGGAGTGGAATTTTGTTGAGCCACAAGAACAAAAGTCAGCGGTCAGCGGCAAAaccgacacgacgacggtgcaccCGATCACACCGGCCATCGCAGCACTACAGGATTACGATGCAAGCGATGGGAGCTCCTCGTCGGAGAAAAGTGATACGGATTCGGCGAAAAACAGTGGCCGGCGTAGTGAAAGTGTAGTGAAAGATGTGAAAGGACCGAAGGAAGAGCCCAATCAATGGGTAAAGGTGGAAAAAGTGAATCCGCTGGCCGGTGCGGCCATGGTGGTGGAGCCATTGATTTTCGATTGCAGCATCGTCAAACAAGAGCCGCTGACGGAGGAGGACACCGGCGATCAAACTAACCCGACCGAAGAACTGTTGCACCTACCTCTCGCATCGTTAAAGGGCGTGAAGCCGAAATTCAGTTGCTCCTTTCTCGATGATCTTTCGAGTGGCAGTATGGTGCTGCTACCGAAAATATCGCCTGATCCGAAAGATCGGCCTGACACAACTCCGCTTGTCGATCGAAATCGGAGGGGCGAAAGTCAATCACCCGACACGGATGATTATGCCGACAATTGGGAAACGGAGGGTATGAGTCCACGCAAAAGTTCTCCCCCCTTGGAGGAAGGTGGTACGCCGCCGGCGCCACCCGTTCAGCGATCGTCGCCGGTGCCCTTGCTGGAGTTGCCGACAGTCGGCGGCGATAAAAATGGGTCCCCTCGGGACGAGTTGTTTGTTAAAAACAACGGAGCGGGTTCGCCGGCGCCCATCGGCGATCGGGCACACCTTAAACCGCGCAGTTTTCACGAGGAAATTATTCCGCTCGACGATCTGCTGAATGTGCAGCACCAGCTGGCGTCGTACAAATCGAAGCTGGAGATGGCGGAGCAGCTAAAAGCGGAACGGCTCAAAGTGGCGAAGCTATCGGACGCTGAGCGTGACTCCGTGATGGCCGCCGATGAACCGGAAGAGTTGTCGGAGAAGCTGGCCGACGAGTACGCCAACTTTATGCAGTCCCTCGGGCAGACGGTGATCGGGGACGAAGCACGGGACAGAAAACGGCGCAGAAGTTCGGACAGTTCGAGTAGCTCTTCAAGCAGCTCGTCGTCGAGCAGTTCCTCATCGTCCGACTCGTCGGATTCGTCGAGCTCCTCGGATTCTTccagctccaccagcagctcaTCCGACACCGAAGCGAGCTCCGACGAGGAACAGAAACTGGGAGCAAATGTGCAGGAAGTGGATCCGTTGATAGAAAAAATGTCCCCCGACAAGGAAGATGTACTGAACGTCGCTGAACCGGCTGAACATCAGCGATCGGAGATGGTCCCGTTGCCGGATCATCTGCTACCCAAATCTCCCGCTCCAACCGGCTCCGGTGGCAATGTGCTTACCTATACAACACCATCGAAGATCTACAGCATTCGGGACGATTTCTTTGCCACCGACAGCAACGCCACGGAATCGCCAGCGAACAAACCGCTCGATCTCGACAGGGAACTGCCGATCAAACTGAAGCTTCCGTCAAAGAATCGCATCATGCTCACCGGTCGTCTCCTCGATGAggacaccgaaccgaccgcggAAGATCCCTCAGCAGTGGAAAAGGACCCGAGCTTGTCGCGAGAACCACCGACGGGTCGTGACAAGCCCGGTCGGCATGAAAGCAAACGTCACTCCTCCTCACGATCGCGTCGATCATCGCGTGATCGGCACTCACTCGAAAGTCCTCGACGCAGGTCACGCGATCGTGACAAGCGTTCCTCACGCAAAGATCGCCAATCGTCGCTCGAGCGAAGGGATCGCAGTCAGCGCCGTTTCTCGCGCAGCCCCGATCGTGGTCGAAGAACGCGCAGCCCACGTCACCGACGGCGTTCGGTGTCTCGTTCACGATCCCGTTCCCGCTCACGGTATCGCAGTGCCAGTCCGCCACAGCGCCGTCCACCGAGCCCGCGGGGCGATCGTGGCGAGTATCGCGATCCGCGTAATTCACGGATGCCCCGGCGACGCTACTCGGTCGACCGTGAGTGGTCACGCTCGCGATCATCTCGCTCTCCGTACagcggcgaacggcggcgtCCCCCTTCGCCGAAGGATGCTCCGCCGCCCGGCTTAGGGGTGGGCGAGAACCAGATCGacatcatcaccagcacggGAGCGTCCCCGAACGTTCACTCGCCGGTCACGGGCTACAAGAAGAGTCTGGCCGATTCGACGATCAGCGACGCGGAGTTGGAGAATCAAAAGCGAAAGCTGGGAATTGATCCGGCTTCCGGACACGCGTATGGGATTTACTCGAAGCattacggtgccggtggaggcTACTACGGGGCCAGCGACCTGCTGCACGATCCGACCAGTGGAGATCGTCCCGGTCCGAATGGGGACAGTGAATCGTCTCCGAAGCGCATCTCGCTCGACGATCGTATCAACTCGGTGCTCGGTATCAACGGGACGGTGGAACCGGGTGGAAAGCCAGGATCCAAgggtcatcatcatcatcatctgcaccaccatcatcttcatcatccaCCGTCAGGACCGTACAGTGAGTACCCGCCGAGCCATGACATGTACCAGCGCGGacaccaccccccgggtcAACACTATCCGATGGGTTACGGACCGGGAAGCGAATATGGTTCCGTCCCGTACGGTTACGGTGGTCCTCGCGGTCCGATACCGACCGTTCCGCCATCCTCATCACCGGCGATCGGCACACCCGGTTACTTTGGCCGGGGTCCTCCGCCATCGTGGGCACCGCCCCGTAGTCACCCGTACCAGGGCTACCCGATGGCCTTCATTGGTCCGCCACCGCTCCGGACCCCAATGCTGCCGGGCGATCTGTACCGTGCCCCCCTGCTGGTGGGTGTCCCGCCGGCCACTCCCGATGCCGCAGGCAAGTCGCAGGTCAAGCAGGTGGGCAACGTGCTCGAAATTGTCCCTTCGAGTACACCTCTAGGAGGGGCCCAGGAGAAGGGAGCCCTGGAACAACCGTCGGAGGCGTCGGACGGTCAATCGCTCGCCGGGGACAACGACACGAAGGCGACAAACGGAAGCGGTCCCTGCTCGGCACTGGTGACACCGAAAATCCACACTGCCGAGGAGCTACAGCAGCGCCACGAGCGACGCCTCGAGCTGATGAAAAAGATCCGTGCCGAGCGGGAGAAGAAGCGCCAGGAGAAGCGTCAGCGCAAGGAACGGTTACAGCTCGAGATCAAGCGGCTGTTGGGGCCGAAGATGGCCGGTGGCACTCCCagtagtggcggtggcggcgtcggggAAAGTAGCACCATCGGGGGTGGTAGCGCTTCGTCCGACGAGGAGTTTGAAACGATCAAACAGGCCGATCTGCTGGCATCGCTCAGCCGATCGTACGAAAAAAGTATTCTCAAAACCGCCAAACCCAACGCCGTCATCAACAG TGGCCCCTCGGTGGTGAAGAAATCCGTTCTCTTCGCCGACGGCGTGGCGCCGGGTGATAACTCGTCCACGTCCGGCGAGGATGAGACGAAGGAAAAGTCACCCTCGCGGATGGTGGCGGCCAAGCTGCGGAAGAAGGTGCGCCGCCAGCGGACGCTCAAGCTGTCCGGCAAAAAGCGGCTCATCGATCGCCTCAAGCTTCCG GAAGAGGACCAGGAGCAAGAGGAGCTTGATCCGGAGTTGGAAAATCttgctccaccaccaccgccacccgggtCACCACCGCCAGAGCTTCAGCAACCGCGCTGCATCAATCCGCCACCCGTGCGGATGATCGACTTCCGTGAAGGTTTCCACGGTGTAACCGTTCCGCTACccgtgccgccggtagcaTCGCTCGGACCACCTTCGAATGGTCCCGTCGCGGGCGGTGTTCCCGGGTCGGCCATCCCACTGCCAGTACCGCCCGTACAgctcccggttccggggccCGTTCCTTCACCGCTCACCACCGGGGCTTACCGGAACGTTGGCCTTCCGCCTCCGACCAACCACCATCTGCTGCCTTCTCATCTCGGACCACAGCCGCGACCGGTCTCACCTCACGCTAGCCTTCACCACGTACCACC CCCGCTGCATCACCTGCACCTTCACCATAACCACCACAACTACCCTCCGCCACAGACCCTACCGCCTACCTCCATACCTCCGCCGGTGGTCATTGCATCGCCCTCTGCATCggcttcatcgtcgtcggtcctGATCACGATCAATGCCGGCAAGAAGC TATAA
- the LOC128269033 gene encoding E3 ubiquitin-protein ligase Smurf1: MNKLEHSRRNGTQKIRLTILCARNLARKDIFRLPDPFAKITVEGTRQEYTTDISKASLDPRWNSYFDLFLGKNDNIVIAIYNQRKMHKRQGFLGCVRIAASSIQMLRDTGYQRLNLVKRTQDDPDQVKGQIIVSLMSRDSTTGGTRLAIVGPAGDVRVTDDDDSADALIDDQQPPHQQPQQPQQLQQQNQLPQGWEERSTPNGRTYYVNHYTKTTQWMRPTEPAGSPTAPVNGKTPAQQQQQHHPVIANGAGDAIVVVPPGPSKSATSNSIANVQSNDAPVSRRHSTEILLSSSNKENCNNHQSPPKDARKDTEGGAVISNGHGSSVRHRNEAKSPIRSNREEDSGLITPSSSTTSPLSEINSPIVSSKSPDISPRSANGGSGREAQPVVTGITSAIGSLSMESPVGGGGGARSPVNGTNGTGGSPASSFSSPNHTNNRTAGSPESPLTAGGQSHQPKPTVPSYLPLPANGNSSSVVPTAVNGTSTNGTTNGVPNGTGPDTVGGDGGGARHHHPETSHREPSASRNRPRSGRHPEESSRRRPSRDRPPRPALGSGPAMAVQVRPGAGVPFVRPAVDLPHGYEIRTTQQGQVYFYHIPTKQSTWHDPRIPRDFDTQNLTTETLGPLPQGWEQRKTASGRVYFVDHNNRTTQFTDPRINIHILQLIRRQNTAVPSSPAGNGCSSSVVVAGTGLAPLSGAGPQVPNGSALSAAARLVMGGSPDAGNIISNGDTNVALVAPTHLHPARVAPPPVSNNIPDLPQGLMDGADLLPKYRRDLVGKIRALRQELQLLQPQSGHCRLEVSRNEIFEESYRLIMKMRPKDMRKRLMVKFKGEEGLDYGGVAREWLHLLSREMLNPQYGLFQYSGEDHYSLQINPDSGVNPEHLSYFHFVGRILGIAVFHNHVLDGGFTLPFYKQLLNKPITLSDIEDVDPSLHRSLTWILENNISGVIDSTFSVENNSFGVLKVHELKPNGGSIAVTEDNKREYVKLYVNYRFMRGIEQQFLALSKGFGELILSHLLRPFDERELELLISGISQIDVTDWKANTRLKQCNGDTQQIVWFWQIVETYSPEMRAQLLQFVTGSCRVPLQGFRALQGSTGAVGPRLFTIHLTADVPLQNLPKAHTCFNRLDLPMYDTYQLMHDKLTQAVEETCGFAVE; this comes from the exons GTCTTCCGGATCCATTCGCCAAGATCACCGTCGAGGGCACGCGCCAGGAGTACACGACGGACATCAGCAAGGCGTCGCTCGACCCACGGTGGAACTCGTACTTCGATCTGTTTCTCGGCAAGAACGACAACATCGTGATCGCGATCTACAACCAGCGCAAGATGCACAAACGGCAAGGCTTCCTCGGCTGCGTGCGGATCGCCGCCTCCAGCATTCAGATGCTGCGTGACACGGGCT ATCAACGGTTGAATCTGGTGAAGCGAACGCAGGACGATCCGGATCAGGTGAAGGGCCAGATTATCGTGTCGCTGATGTCACGCGACAGTACGACGGGTGGAACGCGGCTTGCGATCGTCGGTCCGGCCGGGGACGTCCGGGTgacggacgatgatgattcgGCCGATGCACTGATCGACGATCAGCAACCGCCgcatcagcagccgcagcagccgcaacagctgcaacaacaaaaccaactgCCACAGGGCTGGGAAGAGCGCTCGACGCCAAACGGCCGCACGTACTACGTAAACCACTACACCAAAACGACTCAATGGATGCGCCCGACGGAACCGGCCGGAAGTCCGACCGCGCCGGTTAATGGGAAGAcaccagcgcagcagcagcagcagcaccacccggtGATTGCTAACGGTGCTGGAGACGCGatcgtggtggtgccgcccgGTCCATCGAAatcggccaccagcaacagcatcgcCAACGTCCAATCGAACGATGCGCCGGTCAGCCGGCGGCACTCGACCGAGATACTGCTCAGTTCGAGTAACAAGGAAAACTGCAACAACCATCAGTCGCCGCCCAAGGACGCACGGAAGGACACGGAAGGCGGGGCGGTCATCAGCAACGGGCACGGCAGCAGCGTGCGGCATCGGAACGAAGCGAAGAGCCCCATCCGGAGCAACAGGGAGGAGGATTCGGGACTGATAACCCCCAGCTCGAGCACGACGAGCCCGCTGAGCGAGATCAACAGCCCGATTGTGTCGTCCAAATCGCCGGACATCTCACCCCGGTCGGCCAACGGAGGATCGGGAAG AGAAGCACAACCGGTGGTAACCGGGATAACGAGTGCGATCGGATCGCTTTCGATGGAATcacccgtcggcggcggcggcggcgcacgaTCGCCGGTCAATGGAACGAACGGGACGGGTGGTAGTCCTGCGAGTAGCTTTAGTAGCCCAAATCACACCAACAACAGGACGGCCGGTTCCCCGGAGTCGCCCCTAACGGCGGGAGGACAATCGCATCAACCTAAACCCACTGTGCCTTCGTATCTGCCGCTTCCGGCGAACGGCAACAGCAGTAGCGTGGTGCCAACGGCAGTTAACGGCACCAGTACCAATGGCACTACGAACGGGGTGCCGAATGGCACCGGTCCGGATACGgtcggtggtgatggcggcggcgcacgTCACCATCACCCCGAGACGAGCCACAGGGAACCGTCGGCTTCGCGTAATCGCCCGCGCTCGGGACGCCACCCCGAGGAATCGTCCCGTCGGCGGCCGTCCCGTGATCGACCACCGCGGCCGGCACTGGGCAGCGGACCTGCTATGGCTGTGCAGGTTCGCCCGGGTGCCGGTGtaccgttcgttcgtccggCCGTTGATCTTCCCCACGGATACG AAATTCGAACGACACAACAGGGACAGGTGTACTTCTACCACATACCGACGAAGCAATCGACGTGGCACGATCCGCGGATACCGCGTGACTTCGACACGCAGAACCTGACGACGGAAACGCTCGGTCCGCTGCCGCAGGGCTGGGAACAGCGCAAGACCGCGTCCGGTCGGGTGTACTTTGTCGACCACAACAACCGCACGACCCAGTTCACGGACCCGCGGATCAACATCCACATCCTGCAGTTGATCCGGCGGCAAAACACCGCGGTGCCATCGTCACCAGCCGGCAACGGTTGCTcgtcctcggtggtggtcgccggCACCGGTCTGGCGCCCTTGTCGGGGGCCGGACCGCAGGTACCGAATGGCAGCGCCCTCTCGGCGGCCGCTCGGCTCGTGATGGGTGGTTCCCCGGACGCCGGCAACATCATTTCGAACGGA GACACGAAtgtggcgctggtggccccCACACACCTTCACCCGGCGAGGGTAGCGCCACCGCCCGTGAGCAACAACATTCCCGATCTGCCGCAGGGCCTGATGGATGGAGCGGATCTGCTGCCCAAGTACCGGCGGGATCTGGTGGGCAAGATACGCGCCCTCCGGCAGGAGCTGCAGCTGTTGCAGCCCCAGTCGGGCCACTGTCGGTTGGAGGTGTCTCGAAATGAAATCTTCGAAGAGAGCTATAG ACTGATCATGAAGATGCGACCCAAAGATATGCGCAAACGGCTGATGGTGAAGTTCAAGGGCGAGGAAGGGCTCGACTatggtggcgtggcgcgcgaATGGCTGCATCTGTTGTCGCGCGAGATGCTCAACCCCCAGTACGGTCTGTTCCAGTACAGCGGCGAGGATCACTACTCGCTGCAAATAAACCCCGACTCGG GCGTCAATCCGGAGCATCTGTCGTACTTCCATTTCGTCGGCCGCATACTGGGTATCGCCGTGTTTCACAATCACGTGCTGGACGGTGGCTTCACGCTGCCGTTCTACAAGCAACTGCTCAACAAACCGATCACCCTGTCCGACATCGAGGACGTCGACCCGTCGCTGCACCGTAGCCTAACGTGGATTCT TGAGAACAACATTTCCGGTGTGATCGACTCAACGTTCAGCGTGGAGAACAATAGCTTCGGGGTGCTGAAGGTGCACGAGCTGAAACCGAACGGGGGCTCGATTGCGGTCACCGAGGACAACAAACGGGAGTACGTAAAGCTGTACGTCAACTACCGGTTTATGCGGGGCATCGAGCAGCAATTTTTAGCTCTCTCGAAAG GATTTGGGGAGTTGATCCTTAGTCATCTGTTGCGGCCGTTCGACGAGCGGGAACTGGAGCTACTGATCAGTGGCATCAGCCAGATCGATGTGACCGACTGGAAGGCCAACACACGGCTGAAACAGTGCAACGGGGACACCCAGCAGATCGTGTGGTTCTGGCAG ATCGTTGAGACGTACTCGCCGGAGATGCGTGCACAGTTGCTACAGTTTGTGACCGGTTCGTGCCGGGTGCCGCTGCAAGGCTTCCGCGCGCTGCAGGGTTCGACCGGTGCCGTCGGTCCACGGCTCTTCACCATCCACCTGACGGCGGACGTACCGTTACAGAACCTACCGAAGGCCCACACCTGCTTCAATCGGCTCGATCTCCCGATGTACGACACCTACCAGCTCATGCACGACAAGTTGACACAAGCCGTCGAGGAAACGTGCGGATTTGCGGTCGAGTAG